In a genomic window of Virgibacillus sp. SK37:
- a CDS encoding antibiotic biosynthesis monooxygenase: MTMMKAVNTLRIKKGRTEEVIARFKTAKSVHTFDGFVLMEVLKKENTEEHDELQICTTWEDQSYFDAWRESRASEKAHAANKEDQQEPEDNPILGSELSMFKVCVQHHPAR; encoded by the coding sequence ATGACAATGATGAAAGCAGTAAACACGCTTCGTATAAAAAAAGGCAGAACAGAAGAAGTGATTGCAAGATTTAAAACTGCAAAGTCCGTACATACTTTTGACGGTTTTGTATTAATGGAAGTACTCAAAAAGGAAAATACAGAAGAGCATGATGAACTGCAAATTTGCACAACGTGGGAGGATCAATCCTACTTCGATGCGTGGCGAGAAAGCAGAGCATCAGAAAAAGCTCATGCAGCAAATAAGGAAGATCAACAAGAACCTGAGGATAATCCCATTCTAGGGTCAGAGCTATCCATGTTTAAGGTATGTGTACAGCATCATCCTGCGCGATGA
- a CDS encoding ABC transporter ATP-binding protein produces the protein MLLTKDVSYEHSTSFQLKDVNLSIKQGEIVSLVGPNGSGKSTLLRLISRLIKPGTGEVILDGRMIDNMKSKEIAKKLAMLPQMQEHQSDLTVRELIEFGRYPHQKSYSKLSKEDEEIIQWAIDVTNLNDYKYRMLHSLSGGERQRAWIALAIAQRPKILLLDEPTTFLDIAHQLDVMELVQQLNQQFGMTVLMVLHDINQAARYSDRMVVMKNGTVHYDGIPQCVLCREMFQSVFQIDAAIHKENGNTFFTPLTLEKGVSV, from the coding sequence TTGCTTCTCACTAAAGATGTATCTTACGAGCATTCCACTTCGTTTCAATTAAAGGACGTTAACTTAAGTATTAAGCAAGGAGAAATTGTCAGCTTGGTAGGACCAAATGGTTCAGGGAAGTCCACCTTATTACGTTTGATTTCTCGATTAATCAAACCTGGGACGGGTGAGGTTATTCTTGATGGTCGCATGATTGACAACATGAAAAGTAAAGAAATTGCAAAAAAGCTTGCCATGCTTCCACAAATGCAAGAACATCAATCTGATTTAACTGTAAGAGAATTAATTGAGTTTGGGAGATATCCGCATCAAAAATCATATAGCAAACTGTCAAAGGAAGATGAGGAAATTATTCAGTGGGCCATTGATGTGACTAATTTAAATGATTATAAATATCGAATGCTTCATTCGCTATCCGGAGGAGAAAGGCAACGTGCTTGGATTGCCCTGGCAATCGCCCAACGGCCAAAAATTTTATTATTAGACGAACCAACCACCTTCCTGGATATCGCCCACCAGCTTGATGTTATGGAATTAGTGCAACAACTAAATCAACAGTTTGGCATGACAGTTTTAATGGTATTGCATGATATTAATCAAGCTGCCAGGTATAGTGACCGAATGGTTGTAATGAAAAATGGAACAGTTCATTATGATGGAATTCCTCAATGCGTCCTATGTCGTGAGATGTTCCAATCCGTTTTTCAAATAGATGCAGCCATTCATAAAGAAAATGGAAACACGTTCTTTACCCCATTAACTCTAGAAAAAGGAGTGTCAGTATGA
- a CDS encoding iron ABC transporter permease, producing the protein MEATKNSTLLQKNNHPLARKRTIVIITFSVLIIVASMMSLMIGQVSFNLQGIWSGIFQNEDSLARRIIWDLRFPRVLVGLIVGMCLATSGAILQGVMRNPLADPGIIGVSSGAGLAATVIMIVYPAYIALVPLAAFLGALLTALVIYVLSWKGGTSPVRIILVGVAINAVIGACMSALMILYSDRVQSVLPWLAGGIQGVGWNQFEMIIYYAIAALILEIYGIKHIRILRLGDEMAKLLGHNVEKSRFFLIVLSTLLAGIAVSVAGLIGFVGLVVPHILRIMLGGDYKYLLPASALGGGLLVVLADTVARSAFNPIEIPVGILLSFLGGPFFLYMIQRRRDSFASH; encoded by the coding sequence ATGGAAGCAACAAAAAATTCAACTCTACTTCAAAAGAATAATCATCCACTTGCAAGAAAACGAACGATTGTAATCATTACTTTCAGTGTGTTAATTATCGTTGCATCGATGATGAGCTTGATGATTGGCCAAGTATCGTTTAATTTGCAAGGTATATGGAGTGGGATTTTTCAAAATGAGGATTCACTTGCACGAAGAATCATATGGGATTTACGATTCCCACGTGTGCTAGTTGGGTTAATTGTAGGAATGTGTCTGGCCACTTCCGGCGCTATCTTACAAGGAGTCATGCGAAATCCACTTGCTGACCCTGGTATTATTGGCGTTTCTTCCGGTGCAGGATTGGCAGCAACGGTAATTATGATTGTATATCCTGCCTATATAGCACTCGTTCCATTGGCAGCTTTTCTTGGAGCACTGCTTACCGCACTTGTCATCTATGTCCTATCATGGAAAGGCGGTACCTCACCGGTTCGCATTATACTTGTTGGTGTCGCCATCAATGCTGTGATAGGGGCGTGCATGAGTGCCCTAATGATTTTATACAGTGATCGCGTTCAATCCGTTCTTCCCTGGTTAGCAGGAGGAATTCAAGGTGTTGGTTGGAACCAATTCGAAATGATTATTTACTATGCAATTGCGGCACTTATCCTAGAAATCTATGGGATTAAGCATATACGGATTCTTCGACTTGGAGACGAAATGGCTAAATTACTTGGACATAATGTAGAAAAAAGCAGATTTTTTCTCATCGTGTTAAGTACACTGCTAGCTGGGATTGCAGTAAGTGTTGCTGGTTTAATTGGTTTTGTAGGCTTGGTTGTACCGCATATCCTGCGTATTATGCTTGGCGGGGATTACAAATACTTACTTCCAGCTTCTGCACTCGGTGGCGGTCTACTCGTTGTCCTTGCAGATACTGTTGCCAGAAGTGCTTTTAATCCAATTGAAATACCAGTAGGAATATTATTATCATTTTTAGGTGGTCCATTTTTCTTATACATGATCCAAAGAAGGAGGGATTCATTTGCTTCTCACTAA
- a CDS encoding ABC transporter substrate-binding protein — protein sequence MNKAFIPILSLFLLFALSACGQDNNSSSAKEETQQTTEKSDAQTKQIEITDASGNTLTFDQAPASIATFDSGVLNILQELGANITGRPAASGPVDEELKGITEIGNPHQPNFEMIAKVNPEVLVVPLSFKQYEDNLIEQGIKPVYTKANSVEDIQETIHTFGVLLNKEKEAKKINQTITDKINKAKNNGTPATKTLLVYGAPGTYLAALPSSLSGDLLEIAGGENIAADFPKEEKYPQYASISPEKIVERNPQQIMLITHGDPEGVKKAFQEEMNKNATWKNLDAVKNDQVIVLPSHLFGSNPGVKVAEALQTMQESLAEAN from the coding sequence ATGAATAAAGCTTTTATCCCGATCTTATCCCTATTCCTGCTGTTTGCGTTAAGCGCTTGCGGGCAGGACAACAATAGTTCGTCAGCAAAGGAGGAGACACAACAAACAACCGAAAAAAGCGATGCACAAACCAAACAAATTGAAATTACAGATGCATCAGGAAACACCTTAACCTTTGACCAAGCACCAGCATCCATCGCTACTTTTGATTCAGGTGTACTAAATATCCTGCAAGAATTAGGTGCAAATATTACCGGTCGTCCGGCTGCTAGCGGTCCTGTAGACGAAGAATTAAAAGGTATTACGGAAATTGGAAATCCACATCAGCCTAATTTTGAAATGATTGCAAAGGTGAACCCAGAAGTCTTAGTCGTTCCACTTAGTTTTAAACAATACGAGGATAATCTTATAGAACAAGGAATTAAACCAGTTTACACGAAAGCAAATTCTGTTGAAGATATCCAAGAAACAATACATACATTTGGAGTTTTACTAAATAAAGAAAAAGAGGCAAAAAAAATAAACCAAACGATTACCGACAAAATAAATAAAGCAAAAAATAATGGTACCCCCGCCACTAAAACATTATTGGTCTATGGTGCACCAGGTACGTATCTTGCCGCACTACCAAGCTCCTTATCCGGTGATTTACTTGAAATCGCAGGTGGAGAAAATATTGCAGCTGACTTTCCAAAAGAGGAAAAATATCCGCAGTATGCCAGTATCAGTCCTGAGAAGATCGTAGAAAGAAACCCACAGCAGATCATGCTGATTACACACGGGGATCCGGAGGGAGTTAAAAAAGCTTTCCAGGAAGAAATGAATAAAAACGCAACATGGAAAAATTTAGATGCAGTGAAAAATGATCAAGTAATTGTATTGCCGTCTCACCTATTTGGCTCTAACCCTGGTGTTAAGGTTGCTGAAGCATTACAAACAATGCAGGAAAGTTTAGCTGAGGCAAATTAA
- a CDS encoding AAA family ATPase, whose amino-acid sequence MKLDQASQYIRRVSLKKEQIVSYNKFPLHLPVIRYFQDLQLHPNVTYIIGENGMGKSTLLEGIAISYGFNPEGGTLNFQFSSYDSHSNLDRYLRLAKGVHRAKDHFFFRAETFYNVATNIEEMDRTPLGGGKVIDGFGGKSLHEQSHGESFFAAFMERFRGNGLYILDEPEAALSPLRQMSMLARMHELVQQGSQFIISTHSPILMAYPNSKIIQLTQEGMQETRLEETSHYTIMKQFFEDKDRLLYHLFDE is encoded by the coding sequence ATGAAATTGGACCAAGCTTCTCAATATATACGACGTGTTTCTTTGAAAAAAGAACAAATTGTCTCCTATAACAAATTTCCACTTCATTTACCCGTGATCCGTTATTTTCAGGATCTTCAGCTTCATCCAAATGTAACATATATTATCGGAGAGAATGGGATGGGGAAATCTACATTGTTAGAAGGTATAGCTATTTCTTATGGATTTAATCCAGAAGGGGGTACGCTGAACTTCCAATTCTCCAGCTATGACTCTCATTCAAACTTGGACCGGTATCTTCGTTTGGCTAAAGGAGTTCATCGGGCAAAGGACCATTTTTTCTTCCGGGCAGAGACATTTTATAATGTTGCTACAAATATAGAAGAGATGGATCGTACTCCCTTAGGTGGGGGAAAAGTAATTGATGGATTTGGGGGTAAATCACTGCATGAACAGTCGCATGGAGAATCTTTCTTTGCAGCATTTATGGAGCGTTTTCGCGGCAATGGTTTATACATTTTAGATGAACCTGAAGCTGCTTTATCTCCATTAAGACAAATGTCTATGCTAGCAAGAATGCATGAGCTTGTGCAGCAAGGATCCCAATTCATAATATCGACACACTCGCCTATTCTTATGGCATATCCTAATTCAAAAATTATTCAGCTTACGCAAGAAGGAATGCAAGAGACGAGGTTGGAAGAAACAAGTCACTACACTATAATGAAACAATTCTTCGAGGACAAAGATAGGTTACTCTATCATCTTTTTGATGAATAA
- a CDS encoding heme-binding protein gives MEKLNLEMAKKLIDAAEAESRNIGVQMVITIVDDGGNLVATHRMDDAWLASVDIAHNKAWTSVALKMPTSNLEEATVPNSELWGLNTTNQGKIVVFGGGLPLEKEGKVIGAVGVSGGAVPQDVQVAEAALKAFENEK, from the coding sequence TTGGAAAAATTAAATCTGGAAATGGCGAAAAAATTAATTGACGCGGCAGAGGCTGAATCAAGGAATATCGGAGTACAGATGGTAATTACGATCGTTGACGATGGAGGAAATTTAGTAGCAACCCACCGCATGGATGATGCATGGTTGGCAAGTGTCGATATTGCGCACAATAAGGCTTGGACGTCCGTTGCTTTAAAAATGCCTACATCCAATCTTGAAGAAGCTACTGTTCCCAACTCTGAATTGTGGGGGTTAAATACAACAAATCAAGGTAAAATAGTCGTATTTGGTGGTGGTCTTCCACTTGAAAAGGAAGGAAAGGTCATCGGAGCAGTCGGAGTTAGCGGCGGAGCTGTACCGCAAGATGTACAAGTAGCAGAAGCAGCACTAAAAGCTTTTGAAAATGAAAAATAA
- the fdhA gene encoding formaldehyde dehydrogenase, glutathione-independent, with amino-acid sequence MAGNRGVVYVGDGKVEVQDISYPDLVLHDGPGVPKSNAGRKCEHGVIIKNIVTNICGSDQHMVRGRTTAPEGLVLGHEITGEIVEVGRDVEFLKKGDIVSVPFNVACGRCKMCRRQDTHICQNVNPERPGGAYGYVDMGGWVGGQSEYVMVPYADFQLLKFPDKDKAMDKILDLTMLSDIFPTGYHGAINAGVTTGSTVYVAGAGPVGLAAAHSAQLLGAAVVIVGDLKEERLKQARSFGCETINLKEHDDVGEQIEQIIGEPEVDCAIDAVGFEAYGHGTDHDDAPATVLNTMMDVVEAGGQYGIPGLYVTEDPGAKDKDAKQGSLKVRFGLGWSKAHSLHTGQTPAMRYQRQLMNAILNGKADIAKVVNATVISLDEAPQGYADFDSGVAKKFVIDPHGSLSK; translated from the coding sequence TTGGCTGGAAATCGTGGAGTAGTATATGTAGGGGATGGAAAAGTAGAGGTGCAAGATATTTCCTACCCGGATTTAGTATTACATGATGGACCTGGTGTACCTAAATCGAATGCTGGACGAAAATGTGAACATGGAGTAATTATTAAAAATATAGTAACCAACATTTGCGGTAGTGACCAGCATATGGTCCGTGGTCGAACTACAGCACCTGAAGGCTTGGTTCTTGGTCATGAAATTACCGGTGAAATAGTAGAAGTTGGACGGGATGTAGAATTCTTGAAAAAAGGAGATATTGTATCTGTGCCATTTAATGTGGCCTGTGGTCGTTGTAAAATGTGTCGCAGACAGGATACCCATATTTGCCAAAATGTCAATCCGGAAAGACCAGGAGGAGCATACGGCTATGTAGATATGGGCGGCTGGGTAGGTGGCCAGTCGGAATATGTTATGGTTCCTTATGCGGATTTTCAGTTATTAAAATTCCCTGACAAAGATAAGGCGATGGATAAAATTTTAGACCTGACGATGCTTTCTGATATTTTCCCAACAGGCTATCATGGTGCAATTAATGCCGGGGTAACAACTGGTTCGACGGTTTATGTAGCAGGAGCTGGTCCGGTTGGCCTGGCTGCAGCTCATTCGGCCCAATTGCTGGGTGCTGCGGTAGTTATCGTAGGAGACTTAAAAGAAGAGCGATTAAAACAGGCGAGAAGCTTTGGGTGTGAAACGATTAATCTCAAAGAACATGATGATGTGGGTGAACAGATTGAACAAATTATCGGTGAACCGGAAGTAGATTGTGCGATTGATGCAGTAGGATTTGAGGCATATGGTCATGGAACAGATCATGATGATGCACCTGCAACGGTACTAAACACAATGATGGATGTTGTGGAAGCAGGTGGACAATATGGTATCCCGGGTCTTTATGTTACAGAAGATCCAGGTGCTAAAGATAAGGATGCAAAGCAAGGATCCCTAAAAGTTCGTTTTGGTCTTGGATGGTCAAAAGCTCATTCGCTTCATACAGGACAAACTCCGGCGATGAGATATCAGCGTCAGTTGATGAATGCCATTTTAAATGGTAAGGCTGATATTGCAAAAGTCGTAAATGCCACCGTTATTTCTTTGGATGAAGCCCCACAGGGTTATGCTGACTTTGATAGTGGTGTGGCTAAAAAGTTTGTCATTGATCCACATGGCTCGTTGAGTAAATAG
- a CDS encoding dicarboxylate/amino acid:cation symporter: MKSVWRKYVESSLILKISLALILGVIAGLVFGKDAAVLTPFGDLLLRLLKFMIIPLVTFTLIVGVNQTKIGNLGRMGGKVFLYYVITSALAIIVGITIGSLFEPGTGMTLDTNEKIEVPENPGVMSVLLSIVPENIFTAFTELNLLGIVFTALVFGIAISALRSSEKWGEAGELVYNVVEGLNEATFKIMQAILLYIPIGIFAIIAKTVGNQGVETLTSLGNMVLVLYVALLVQVAIYIVFMLFTKVSVKDFFKHARTPILTAFVTQSSSGTLPLTLDAAKKLNLNKGLYGFSLPFGATVNMDGAAIRIAISAVFAANIIGDPLTFTDMLQIVIVGTLATIGTAGVPGAGIIMIATVFAQVGLPMEAVAILTAIDALVGMGATALNVTGDLVATTVINETEKKHQVEPAYQE; the protein is encoded by the coding sequence TTGAAAAGTGTGTGGCGAAAGTATGTGGAATCATCACTTATTTTAAAGATTAGCCTTGCTCTAATTTTAGGAGTAATTGCTGGATTGGTATTCGGGAAGGACGCTGCTGTTCTAACACCATTTGGCGATTTATTGTTACGTCTATTGAAATTCATGATCATTCCACTGGTTACTTTTACATTAATCGTTGGAGTGAACCAGACAAAAATAGGAAATTTAGGAAGAATGGGTGGTAAAGTTTTCTTGTATTATGTGATTACGTCTGCTCTTGCTATTATTGTTGGTATTACAATCGGCAGTCTCTTTGAACCAGGAACAGGTATGACACTTGATACAAATGAAAAAATTGAAGTACCTGAAAACCCAGGAGTGATGAGCGTTCTTCTTAGTATTGTGCCTGAAAATATATTTACAGCTTTTACCGAGTTAAACCTGCTGGGCATTGTTTTTACTGCATTGGTTTTTGGGATTGCTATTTCTGCTCTCCGCTCATCCGAAAAGTGGGGCGAAGCTGGGGAACTAGTCTACAATGTGGTTGAAGGATTAAATGAAGCAACATTTAAAATCATGCAAGCAATCTTGCTTTATATACCGATTGGGATTTTTGCCATTATAGCTAAAACGGTTGGAAACCAAGGTGTAGAAACATTAACATCCCTTGGCAACATGGTTCTCGTACTATATGTCGCATTACTTGTCCAAGTGGCCATTTACATCGTATTTATGCTTTTCACCAAAGTCTCTGTAAAAGATTTCTTCAAGCATGCCAGAACGCCTATACTAACAGCATTTGTTACCCAGAGCAGTTCAGGCACACTGCCATTAACATTGGATGCAGCCAAAAAACTGAATCTTAATAAAGGCTTGTACGGTTTTAGCCTGCCATTTGGTGCTACAGTAAATATGGATGGTGCTGCAATACGAATTGCCATTTCTGCAGTTTTTGCTGCCAATATTATTGGAGATCCATTAACGTTCACGGATATGTTACAGATCGTCATCGTAGGAACCTTGGCAACAATTGGTACCGCTGGTGTCCCAGGTGCCGGAATTATTATGATCGCAACCGTATTTGCCCAAGTTGGTCTACCAATGGAAGCTGTCGCTATCTTGACAGCAATTGATGCACTTGTTGGTATGGGAGCAACTGCACTAAATGTAACAGGTGATTTGGTTGCAACGACAGTTATTAATGAAACAGAAAAAAAGCATCAAGTAGAGCCCGCATATCAGGAATAA
- a CDS encoding S41 family peptidase — MYISIFNEIVRIMHEDYAGCLDKRGQHRPKIFRQRIVDLEKSGKNDQIFIDIVKDYLLDFQDRHIHLGIAGNAASKVTTGFQVRRFRESLVVTRCDQENRLIPGDEIIALDDVDVLELVQRHKRQLMETEAEREDWESILPLYTTARVKKASREIHSLTLQKAPKQPIPPIYSFNKISNDLALMVLTDFMDENAISELIRENEKILGSVENLVIDVRINNGGSDLAFLKLLPYLFEGETINLSDFDDGQMLTNCTELNVDLRVELLEIAVGRVKDEETIKQIKELITELKRNRGAGFVELNFGTKEESFVLPTKKGPEKIIILSDVYCGSSGDSFVEICKHSSKVTVVGRPTLGLNDYANLAIKKLESKFELWYPTSKLSKVEGGKGMTGVGIQPDIYVPWSPAHLQEDLDMKRALEIIYATN, encoded by the coding sequence ATGTATATATCTATTTTTAACGAAATTGTACGAATTATGCATGAAGATTATGCAGGTTGTTTGGATAAAAGGGGACAGCACCGACCTAAAATTTTTCGGCAAAGAATTGTAGATTTAGAGAAGAGTGGTAAAAATGACCAGATTTTCATTGATATTGTAAAGGATTACTTATTGGATTTTCAGGACCGCCATATACACTTAGGTATTGCGGGTAATGCTGCTTCAAAAGTAACAACCGGATTTCAGGTAAGAAGATTTCGTGAGTCCTTGGTTGTAACACGATGTGATCAAGAGAACAGGTTAATACCAGGCGATGAAATCATTGCATTGGATGATGTAGACGTTTTAGAGTTAGTCCAACGACACAAGCGGCAATTGATGGAGACGGAGGCAGAGAGGGAGGATTGGGAATCAATTTTACCGCTTTACACTACTGCTAGAGTTAAAAAAGCAAGCAGGGAAATACATTCTTTAACATTGCAAAAGGCTCCAAAGCAACCAATCCCTCCCATTTACTCTTTTAATAAAATTTCTAATGACCTTGCTTTAATGGTATTAACTGACTTTATGGATGAAAATGCTATTTCAGAACTCATCCGTGAAAATGAAAAAATACTTGGTTCGGTAGAAAATTTGGTTATTGATGTCAGAATAAACAATGGTGGAAGCGATTTGGCCTTTTTAAAATTACTACCATATTTATTTGAAGGTGAGACAATTAATTTGTCTGATTTTGATGACGGACAAATGCTGACAAATTGTACAGAACTTAATGTTGATTTACGTGTGGAGCTTTTGGAAATTGCCGTGGGAAGGGTAAAGGATGAAGAAACAATAAAGCAAATTAAAGAACTAATCACTGAATTAAAAAGAAATCGAGGTGCAGGTTTTGTAGAGCTCAACTTCGGTACAAAAGAAGAAAGCTTTGTTTTACCAACGAAAAAGGGACCTGAGAAGATAATCATATTGTCAGATGTTTATTGTGGTAGTTCTGGTGACTCTTTTGTAGAAATTTGCAAACACTCCTCCAAAGTGACGGTTGTTGGAAGACCAACCTTAGGGTTAAATGATTACGCTAATCTGGCAATTAAGAAACTGGAAAGTAAATTTGAATTATGGTATCCAACCTCTAAGCTTTCCAAAGTGGAAGGTGGGAAAGGAATGACAGGGGTAGGAATCCAGCCAGATATTTATGTTCCATGGTCTCCCGCTCATTTACAAGAAGATTTGGATATGAAAAGAGCTTTGGAAATTATATATGCAACAAATTAG
- a CDS encoding DUF1648 domain-containing protein: protein MNNHPKVDFTLSKWNSVLNLLSFFCIIFSFIYVFTIYKDLPDQIPIHFNAAGDPDNWGSKATILLMPLIALILYVPLYFLSKYPHLFNYPFKVTERNAPRIYPVAQVFMTVINFEMVVIFTYLSLTMAENKLGEGFILLVIVAPIVTIAVFLGVLYRKSRQHDKPDD from the coding sequence ATGAATAACCATCCGAAAGTTGATTTTACTTTAAGTAAATGGAATTCAGTTCTGAATTTGCTCTCGTTCTTTTGTATTATATTTTCGTTTATTTATGTCTTCACTATTTATAAAGATCTTCCTGACCAAATTCCCATTCACTTCAATGCAGCGGGGGACCCGGATAACTGGGGAAGTAAAGCTACCATTTTACTTATGCCTTTAATTGCTTTGATACTATATGTCCCACTATATTTTCTAAGCAAATACCCGCATCTTTTTAACTATCCATTTAAAGTGACAGAAAGAAATGCACCAAGGATTTATCCAGTTGCACAGGTATTCATGACGGTTATTAATTTTGAAATGGTGGTCATATTCACCTATTTATCACTTACAATGGCTGAAAATAAACTTGGAGAAGGCTTTATTCTTCTCGTTATTGTTGCTCCCATTGTGACAATAGCAGTATTTTTAGGTGTTCTTTATCGAAAATCTCGCCAACATGACAAGCCAGATGACTGA
- a CDS encoding DMT family transporter, translating to MSDKNKGIILLLLSAMGFSLMAAFVKLSGNVPTVQKTMFRNAVSMVIAFGFVKYYKERLFGKKENQKILLLRSSLGAIGIVLYFYAIDHLVLSDADMLNKMSPFLTIIFAAIFLKEHVRRFQIVAILIAFAGTLFIIKPEFDLETIPYMAGFLSAVFAAGAYTVLRVLGSKEQFYTVVFYFSFFTTMILLPFVIIFYEPMTIKQWIYLLAAGVFATVGQFGITVAYKYAPAKEISIFFYSTVVYSALISIVLFGQIPDIWSIIGYIAIFGASFYMFLKNNHENKKLSKIAKEKHQHST from the coding sequence ATGAGTGACAAAAATAAAGGCATCATTTTATTACTATTGTCCGCGATGGGGTTTTCTTTAATGGCAGCTTTTGTAAAACTGTCCGGAAATGTTCCCACCGTTCAAAAAACCATGTTTCGAAATGCGGTATCCATGGTCATAGCCTTTGGTTTTGTAAAATACTATAAAGAACGTTTATTTGGCAAAAAAGAAAACCAGAAGATCCTTTTATTACGATCTTCGCTTGGTGCCATAGGTATCGTTTTATATTTCTATGCTATTGACCATCTGGTTCTTTCAGATGCAGACATGCTGAATAAAATGAGTCCATTTTTAACAATCATTTTTGCTGCCATATTTTTAAAAGAGCATGTGAGGAGGTTTCAGATCGTCGCGATCCTCATTGCCTTTGCTGGTACACTATTTATTATTAAACCGGAATTCGACTTGGAAACCATCCCCTATATGGCCGGATTTTTATCAGCTGTATTTGCAGCTGGCGCGTACACTGTTTTGCGTGTACTTGGAAGTAAAGAACAGTTTTATACAGTTGTTTTTTATTTTTCCTTTTTTACGACAATGATTTTGCTTCCATTTGTCATTATTTTTTATGAACCAATGACAATAAAGCAATGGATTTATCTTCTTGCAGCAGGTGTATTCGCAACAGTGGGCCAATTTGGGATAACCGTTGCTTATAAATATGCCCCCGCAAAAGAAATTTCTATTTTCTTCTACTCTACTGTCGTTTATTCAGCGTTGATCAGTATTGTCTTGTTTGGTCAAATTCCCGATATCTGGAGTATCATTGGTTATATCGCCATCTTCGGTGCATCGTTTTATATGTTTTTAAAAAATAACCATGAAAACAAAAAACTCTCTAAAATTGCTAAAGAAAAACACCAGCATTCTACGTGA
- a CDS encoding GNAT family N-acetyltransferase, producing MIEYSLFYENKTRCFVVNPLLIEFPHEFETERLYIRMPLPGDGKIVFPSVQASLSELKPWMPFAHYKQSEEATEANIREAHINFLKREDLRLLVFLKETGQLVCSSGLHRINWQIPKFEIGYWADSRFTGNGYVTEAVAGITNFAFTELKARRIEIRCDSRNIKSRAIPERLGYKLEGILQNEDIAVDRPELRDTCIYAKVSV from the coding sequence ATGATAGAATATAGTTTATTTTATGAAAATAAAACGAGGTGCTTTGTTGTGAACCCACTATTAATCGAGTTTCCACATGAATTTGAGACAGAGAGGTTGTACATACGCATGCCATTACCAGGAGATGGGAAAATTGTGTTTCCGTCTGTTCAGGCTTCGCTTTCAGAACTAAAACCCTGGATGCCTTTCGCACATTATAAGCAATCAGAAGAGGCAACAGAAGCAAATATTCGTGAGGCCCATATCAATTTTCTTAAGCGTGAAGACTTACGGTTGCTCGTCTTTTTGAAAGAGACTGGGCAACTTGTATGTTCTTCCGGTTTACATCGAATTAATTGGCAGATACCTAAATTTGAAATAGGATATTGGGCTGATTCTCGTTTTACTGGTAATGGGTATGTAACGGAAGCTGTTGCAGGTATTACTAATTTTGCCTTTACTGAACTGAAAGCGAGAAGGATAGAGATTCGGTGTGACAGTAGAAATATTAAAAGCAGAGCAATACCTGAGAGACTCGGGTATAAATTAGAAGGTATTTTACAAAATGAAGATATTGCAGTGGATCGTCCTGAATTAAGGGATACTTGTATCTACGCCAAAGTTTCAGTTTAA